The following are encoded in a window of Methanoculleus sp. SDB genomic DNA:
- a CDS encoding amino acid transporter, which produces MQGTMTEPKKEIGYWEATSIGIGGMVGGGIFAVLGLAVQLSGGGTPVAFAIAGVVALITGYSYAKLSVSCPGEGGTVSFLIRAFGIGMFTGSLNVLLWLSYLVMLSLYSYAFGSYGATFFPDAWQFAAKHVLISVSIIAITGLNVLGSAAIGKVEDLIVGLKVGILLLFIALGLNGIHTGYLAPDTWTAPLRLVAGGMIIFIAYEGFELIANTAGDVRDPETTLPRAYYSAILFVIGLYVCIALITVGTLPVESILATRDYALAEAARPFMGQIGFVLIAVAALLSTASAINATLYGASRVSYIIAKDGELPESLEKKIWNKPLEGLFLTAALTLVFANMLDLSSISVMGSGGFLIIFAAVNWANYRLAETTGSNRGIAALGAVVCLVALGALLTEVAQTAPRQMLVLGAMIGISVAIEYAYRTFHPEKRKPKMES; this is translated from the coding sequence ATGCAGGGAACTATGACTGAGCCGAAGAAGGAAATCGGATACTGGGAAGCCACGTCCATCGGTATCGGGGGGATGGTCGGCGGAGGTATTTTTGCGGTCCTCGGGCTCGCTGTGCAGCTCTCGGGAGGCGGAACGCCGGTTGCATTCGCCATTGCCGGAGTGGTAGCGCTCATCACCGGATATTCGTATGCGAAACTCTCGGTATCCTGTCCCGGCGAGGGCGGCACGGTTTCGTTCCTGATACGTGCATTCGGAATCGGGATGTTCACGGGTAGCCTGAACGTGCTGCTCTGGCTCAGTTACCTTGTGATGCTCTCCCTCTATTCCTATGCATTCGGCAGCTACGGCGCCACCTTCTTCCCTGACGCCTGGCAGTTTGCGGCAAAACATGTACTGATATCCGTCTCCATCATCGCCATCACCGGCCTGAACGTGCTCGGCTCGGCTGCGATCGGCAAGGTCGAGGATCTCATCGTCGGGTTGAAGGTCGGTATCCTCCTGCTCTTCATCGCTCTCGGACTCAACGGCATTCATACCGGCTATCTCGCTCCGGATACGTGGACTGCCCCCCTCCGGCTTGTAGCCGGTGGGATGATCATATTCATCGCCTACGAGGGTTTTGAACTGATTGCAAATACCGCCGGGGATGTACGGGATCCTGAAACAACGCTTCCACGGGCATATTATTCGGCGATCCTCTTTGTGATAGGGCTGTATGTCTGCATTGCACTGATCACCGTGGGAACGCTCCCGGTCGAATCGATCCTCGCAACGCGTGACTACGCCCTTGCGGAAGCGGCACGGCCGTTCATGGGCCAAATCGGATTTGTGCTCATCGCCGTCGCCGCACTTCTCTCCACCGCTTCGGCGATCAATGCCACTCTCTACGGCGCCTCCCGCGTGAGCTATATCATCGCAAAGGATGGCGAACTCCCCGAATCGCTCGAGAAAAAGATCTGGAACAAACCGCTCGAAGGCCTGTTTCTCACCGCAGCCCTTACGCTGGTGTTCGCGAACATGCTCGACCTCTCCAGCATCTCCGTAATGGGCAGCGGCGGCTTTCTCATCATTTTTGCGGCGGTGAACTGGGCAAACTACCGCCTCGCAGAGACGACCGGCAGTAATCGCGGTATTGCGGCGCTCGGGGCTGTCGTCTGCCTCGTCGCACTTGGTGCCCTTTTAACCGAGGTCGCACAAACGGCTCCCCGCCAGATGCTGGTTCTGGGAGCCATGATCGGGATATCCGTTGCCATAGAATATGCATACCGGACATTCCATCCGGAGAAGAGAAAACCAAAGATGGAATCGTAA